One Schistocerca cancellata isolate TAMUIC-IGC-003103 chromosome 1, iqSchCanc2.1, whole genome shotgun sequence genomic region harbors:
- the LOC126182817 gene encoding uncharacterized protein DDB_G0282077-like, protein MAAGVVGQTAEYIKAGAALARHRHRNAHRRGRSAAGGSCCLHQCSRSASASGSQSSSSSQSGAVGGGKGSGSISGSQSSSSSQSGAVGGGKGSGSASGSQSSSGSQSGAVGGGKGSGSASGSQSSSSSQSGAVGEGKGSGSISGSQSSSSSQSGAVGGGKGSGSISGSQSSSSSQSGAVGGSGSGSGSQSSSSSQSGAVGGGKGSGSFSGSQSSSSSQSGAFGGGYGGLSGSGSKSSSSSQSGAFGGGYGGLSGSGSKSSSSSQSGAFGGGYGSLSGSKSSSQSASESVGYGHGGSVSGSKSSSASEAVGYGR, encoded by the exons ATGGCGGCGGGCGTGGTGGGGCAGACCGCTGAGTATATTAAGGCGGGCGCGGCGCTGGCCAGGCACAGGCACCGCAATGCACACCGCCGTGGTCGCTCTGCTGCTGGTGGCAGCTGCTGCCTGCATCAATGCAGCCGCTCTGCAAG TGCCAGTGGTAGCCAGTCTTCCAGCAGTTCCCAGAGTGGTGCCGTAGGAGGAGGGAAAGGCAGCGGAAGCATCAGTGGTAGCCAGTCTTCCAGCAGTTCCCAGAGTGGTGCCGTAGGAGGAGGGAAAGGCAGCGGGAGTGCTAGTGGTAGCCAGTCTTCCAGCGGTTCCCAGAGTGGTGCTGTAGGAGGAGGGAAAGGCAGCGGGAGCGCTAGTGGTAGCCAATCTTCCAGCAGTTCCCAGAGTGGTGCGGTAGGAGAAGGGAAAGGCAGCGGGAGCATCAGTGGTAGCCAATCTTCCAGCAGTTCCCAGAGTGGCGCAGTAGGAGGAGGGAAAGGTAGCGGGAGCATCAGTGGTAGCCAATCTTCCAGTAGCTCCCAGAGTGGTGCTGTAGGAGGGAGTGGGAGCGGAAGTGGTAGCCAATCTTCCAGTAGCTCCCAGAGTGGCGCTGTAGGAGGAGGGAAGGGCAGTGGGAGCTTCAGTGGTAGCCAATCTTCCAGCAGCTCCCAGAGCGGTGCCTTCGGAGGTGGCTACGGCGGCCTGAGTGGCAGTGGGAGCAAGTCTTCCAGCAGCTCACAGAGCGGCGCCTTTGGAGGTGGCTATGGCGGCCTCAGTGGCAGTGGGAGCAAGTCTTCGAGCAGCTCCCAGAGTGGTGCCTTTGGAGGAGGCTATGGCAGCCTTAGTGGCAGCAAGAGTTCGAGTCAGTCAGCCTCCGAGAGCGTCGGCTATGGCCACGGTGGCTCCGTGTCGGGCAGCAAGAGCTCCAGCGCAAGTGAAGCCGTCGGCTACGGACGCTGA